In Aciduliprofundum sp. MAR08-339, a single window of DNA contains:
- a CDS encoding Zn-ribbon domain-containing OB-fold protein, producing MVVPRFWRERRYRYNLIGTKCPVCGTVYFPPRSVCPKCGRESVGKMEEFQLSGRGKVYSYTIVHQNVLGYKYQKPYVMAIIETPEGPRITGQIVDVDPEDVHIGMPVRAVFRRIAEDGKAGIIQYGYKFVPDWNEKSE from the coding sequence ATGGTCGTGCCACGATTCTGGAGAGAGAGAAGGTACAGGTACAATCTCATCGGTACAAAATGCCCCGTGTGCGGCACCGTTTATTTCCCTCCCCGTAGCGTGTGCCCCAAGTGCGGTCGCGAAAGCGTGGGCAAGATGGAGGAGTTCCAGCTGAGCGGCAGGGGAAAGGTTTACTCCTACACCATTGTGCATCAGAACGTGCTTGGATACAAGTACCAGAAGCCCTATGTGATGGCAATAATAGAAACTCCTGAAGGGCCTAGAATCACCGGGCAGATTGTGGATGTTGATCCAGAGGATGTTCATATTGGAATGCCCGTGAGGGCCGTGTTCAGAAGAATAGCAGAGGATGGCAAGGCGGGAATAATCCAGTACGGGTACAAGTTTGTGCCTGATTGGAATGAGAAATCAGAGTAA
- a CDS encoding thiolase domain-containing protein, translating into MRDVAIIGAGETKYGEHWEKSLRDLVVEAGLKAIEDANITAEDIQAIFGGNMSAGSFVGQDHVGALMADFAGLAEHRVPALRIESACASGAAALHAGYMAVASGLYDIVLVGGVEKMTDLQGDMVTDILAGAADREWEVFLGATFPALAAMMTRRYMYEFGMTDEQMALFPVIAHKHGSMNPDAHFQREISVETVLKSPIVAEPLRVMNCSPVSDGAAALVLTSADIARKYTDSPIKISASAFANEYISLHSRESLIKSVSTIEAGQKAYRMAKKEPKDIDLVEIHDAFSIIAIEGLEDLGFAKKGEAWKLAEEGQLYYDGELPYNVSGGLKAKGHPVGATGVGQVVEIVKQLRNEAGKRQVPDAKVGLAHNVGGTMTSSIVHILEVF; encoded by the coding sequence ATGAGAGATGTGGCAATAATTGGCGCAGGTGAGACGAAGTACGGAGAGCACTGGGAGAAAAGTTTGAGAGATCTTGTGGTGGAGGCAGGATTGAAGGCAATTGAAGATGCAAACATAACAGCCGAGGACATTCAGGCGATATTTGGAGGGAACATGAGCGCTGGAAGTTTCGTTGGTCAGGATCATGTTGGCGCTCTTATGGCTGATTTTGCAGGACTGGCTGAGCATCGGGTGCCCGCACTGCGTATTGAATCTGCATGCGCAAGTGGGGCTGCCGCATTACACGCGGGCTACATGGCTGTGGCCTCCGGACTATACGACATTGTTCTGGTGGGCGGTGTTGAAAAGATGACCGATTTACAGGGAGATATGGTAACTGATATACTTGCAGGTGCCGCAGATAGAGAATGGGAGGTTTTCCTTGGTGCAACGTTTCCTGCGCTGGCTGCCATGATGACTCGCCGCTATATGTACGAGTTCGGAATGACAGATGAGCAGATGGCTCTCTTCCCGGTAATAGCACACAAGCATGGCTCCATGAACCCGGATGCCCACTTCCAGAGGGAGATCTCCGTTGAAACCGTGCTGAAATCACCCATCGTTGCCGAGCCTCTGCGTGTTATGAACTGCTCTCCAGTCAGTGATGGAGCCGCTGCTCTGGTGCTCACCTCGGCAGATATCGCAAGAAAGTACACCGATTCACCGATAAAAATATCTGCCTCTGCATTTGCCAATGAGTACATCTCCCTGCATTCGAGGGAGTCTCTTATAAAATCAGTTTCCACCATTGAGGCGGGTCAGAAGGCATACAGAATGGCAAAGAAGGAGCCAAAGGATATAGATCTGGTAGAGATTCACGATGCCTTCTCCATAATAGCCATAGAGGGACTGGAAGATCTTGGATTTGCAAAGAAGGGAGAGGCTTGGAAACTGGCCGAGGAGGGGCAGCTGTACTACGATGGAGAACTGCCATACAACGTTTCGGGTGGGCTTAAGGCCAAGGGCCATCCGGTGGGTGCCACTGGCGTTGGGCAGGTTGTGGAGATTGTCAAGCAACTGCGCAACGAAGCAGGAAAGAGACAGGTGCCTGATGCAAAGGTTGGTCTTGCGCACAATGTGGGCGGGACCATGACTTCAAGCATCGTGCACATTCTGGAGGTGTTCTAA